A stretch of Tissierellales bacterium DNA encodes these proteins:
- a CDS encoding AraC family transcriptional regulator, producing MQEYFETINHLYDLPFSLFIFDGQFYHKHWHKEVELMLVLNGSANIDVNGQYRKLQDGDILIINSYELHEVVNIEKGALLLILQLNPLFFAGYYPKFPTLHFESQLLLLNHQQVLCEDLKKDMLELFYIINGKKETFRLQALRVTIILAEKLIALFRDGQIEEVESSPDRLQRILSYIHNHYNEKISLTTLANTESISPYYLSKFFKKEMGMNFNQYITAVRLSKAMWNLLHSDKRIEDIAKKHGFSTSKSYITSFKSLYRLTPHQFRKNHNPENYLPINKNYPIQKSILEYMDEQVYLLLKKHI from the coding sequence ATGCAAGAATATTTTGAAACCATAAATCATCTATATGATTTGCCCTTTAGTCTTTTCATATTCGATGGTCAATTTTACCACAAGCACTGGCATAAAGAAGTTGAGTTAATGCTGGTTCTAAATGGATCAGCTAACATAGATGTAAACGGCCAATATCGTAAATTACAAGATGGCGATATTCTAATTATAAATAGCTATGAATTACACGAAGTTGTAAATATCGAAAAAGGCGCCTTACTTCTAATACTTCAATTAAATCCACTATTTTTCGCAGGCTATTATCCTAAATTTCCAACACTCCATTTTGAATCTCAGTTACTACTACTCAATCATCAGCAAGTACTCTGTGAAGATCTCAAAAAAGATATGCTAGAACTATTTTACATAATAAATGGTAAAAAAGAAACATTTAGACTTCAAGCACTTAGAGTTACTATAATACTAGCCGAAAAACTAATAGCACTTTTCAGAGATGGTCAAATAGAAGAAGTAGAATCATCACCAGATAGACTTCAGCGTATTCTAAGCTATATACACAATCACTATAATGAGAAAATTTCATTAACTACGCTAGCAAATACCGAATCAATTTCACCATATTATTTATCTAAATTCTTCAAAAAAGAAATGGGAATGAACTTTAACCAATATATTACCGCAGTTCGTTTGTCAAAAGCTATGTGGAATCTACTTCACAGTGACAAAAGAATCGAAGATATAGCTAAAAAACACGGCTTTAGCACATCAAAATCATATATAACTAGTTTCAAATCGCTTTATAGATTGACTCCTCATCAATTTAGAAAAAATCATAATCCTGAAAACTATCTCCCAATAAATAAAAATTACCCGATACAGAAATCTATATTAGAATATATGGACGAACAAGTTTATTTATTATTAAAAAAACACATATAG
- the flgG gene encoding flagellar basal-body rod protein FlgG has protein sequence MNRSMWTAATGMSAQQLNIDVISNNLSNTNTTGFKAEKLEFKDLMYQEIKNYNKRDDVGRPVNLEVGYGVMPSATNRNYEAGSLQDTGNVFDVAILGENAFFEIQLPDGDRRYTRDGSFKLSVKSDGINLTTSDGYNVVNSNGAAMTIPRGLNQYAIDEMGNITGIDENERIVEIGQLELKKFINPKGLLAEGFNLYKSTEASGAAQDLEDGTHVRLRSKYLEASNVKPVKEMIHMITAQRAYELSSKAITTSDEMLQIVNNLRR, from the coding sequence ATGAATAGATCGATGTGGACAGCTGCAACTGGTATGTCAGCACAACAATTGAATATAGATGTTATTTCGAACAACTTATCAAATACTAATACAACTGGATTTAAAGCTGAAAAACTTGAATTTAAAGATTTGATGTATCAGGAGATTAAGAACTATAACAAGAGGGACGATGTAGGTAGACCTGTTAATTTGGAGGTTGGTTATGGTGTTATGCCATCGGCTACTAATAGAAATTATGAAGCGGGTTCTCTTCAAGATACAGGGAATGTATTTGATGTTGCTATTTTAGGAGAAAATGCATTTTTTGAGATTCAATTGCCAGACGGAGATAGAAGATACACAAGAGATGGTTCGTTCAAATTGAGCGTAAAGAGCGATGGGATAAATCTTACCACATCAGATGGATACAATGTAGTAAATTCTAATGGCGCAGCTATGACTATTCCTAGAGGTTTAAATCAATATGCAATAGATGAAATGGGAAACATAACAGGTATAGATGAAAATGAGAGAATAGTTGAAATTGGTCAGCTTGAACTTAAAAAATTCATAAATCCTAAGGGATTGTTAGCTGAAGGATTTAACCTTTATAAGAGTACTGAAGCTTCTGGTGCGGCTCAAGATTTAGAAGATGGTACGCATGTTAGATTGAGATCTAAATACTTAGAAGCGTCTAATGTAAAACCTGTGAAAGAGATGATTCACATGATTACAGCTCAAAGGGCTTATGAGCTTTCATCTAAGGCGATTACAACTTCTGATGAAATGCTACAGATAGTGAATAATTTAAGAAGATAG
- a CDS encoding flagellar hook-basal body protein, producing the protein MERGLYIATTGMIHNQRRMDVASNNMANVNTTAYKKDTVLAESFPDLLMRKIKDNSMPLEGIIESPKNINFVESVTENGKTYELDIDGGYLRVSTPLGTSHGKHLQFTVDEDGYLKTYYKMDGKIKTNGENYVIDNAGNRIQLQDPENDVLSVDDKGNLLVNDQNAGNLVTIVDQNIIGTINAGVRQDKVVTNFEQGSFIDTGNRFDLAIKGNGFFKIRSADGKDYYTRDGSFSVDKNGELVTQEGHYVVGKYGSIVLGDGDFTVTEYGEILVDSEVVDQLEVVDIENREDVRKIGNNLYTMLDGIDAKEIKNDGKVVQGYLEGSNINSVRTMVEMISLMRNYESSQKVVKMIDENLGKAVNEIAKV; encoded by the coding sequence ATGGAAAGAGGGCTTTATATTGCTACGACTGGTATGATCCACAATCAAAGGCGTATGGATGTTGCTTCTAATAATATGGCCAATGTCAATACTACTGCGTATAAGAAGGATACTGTACTAGCAGAATCTTTTCCAGACCTTTTGATGAGGAAGATTAAGGATAATTCCATGCCTCTTGAGGGTATTATTGAATCGCCTAAGAATATAAATTTTGTAGAATCAGTAACAGAAAATGGCAAAACTTATGAACTTGATATTGATGGAGGTTATTTGAGAGTTTCGACACCATTAGGAACGAGTCATGGCAAACACCTTCAGTTTACGGTCGATGAAGATGGTTATCTCAAGACCTATTATAAAATGGATGGCAAGATTAAAACTAATGGAGAAAATTATGTTATCGATAACGCAGGCAATAGGATTCAACTGCAAGATCCGGAAAATGATGTTTTGAGCGTTGATGATAAAGGAAATCTATTGGTAAATGATCAAAACGCAGGCAATTTAGTCACTATAGTTGATCAAAATATTATAGGAACTATAAATGCTGGGGTTAGACAAGATAAAGTGGTTACTAATTTTGAGCAAGGAAGCTTTATAGATACGGGTAACCGCTTCGACTTAGCCATCAAGGGCAATGGATTTTTTAAGATTAGATCGGCAGATGGAAAAGATTATTATACAAGAGATGGTTCGTTTTCAGTTGATAAAAATGGAGAACTAGTAACTCAAGAAGGGCATTATGTCGTAGGAAAGTATGGTTCAATTGTTCTAGGCGACGGAGATTTTACGGTTACAGAGTACGGTGAAATCCTAGTTGATAGTGAGGTTGTAGATCAATTAGAAGTCGTTGACATAGAAAATAGAGAAGATGTAAGAAAAATTGGAAATAACCTATATACAATGCTTGATGGAATAGATGCAAAAGAAATTAAAAATGACGGTAAGGTTGTGCAGGGTTATTTAGAAGGATCAAATATTAATTCTGTTAGAACAATGGTTGAGATGATTAGTCTTATGAGAAATTATGAGAGTAGTCAAAAAGTGGTCAAAATGATTGATGAAAATTTAGGAAAAGCGGTTAACGAGATTGCGAAAGTTTAG